The DNA window ttcttttttttctctctttttattttctttctttttaaaaattttttttattgaatctgaactcatagtaTTAGACATGTCCTCGTTATCCCTTCTGATCAAAATTGACGCTTTTCCAGATAAGGCCATCCACACAAGGTTCTTCCCAGCTTGGTatgaagttctttttgtatggaaaggatcttcttcaataccaggtccTCTCATGGAGTCCTCTAGGGCAAACTTCttctttttccctctttttttgtgcttgcatcatttgcttttggcgcatttgaccatgatggataactttgaacattcctcttcaatcaggattggatccaaaaactcagagagaaagaCTCTTATCTTTAACAGGTAAAACTGTAATAAGCTAAAGAGAAAGATATTGCCCCGGTAGAGATTTTTTTTGAcgatatggtgttaatcttgaacagactacaaacttctgatatcgtgctcttgttcaaatttagtgcactgtcagatataatccttttCAGTATTTCATACTGACatgattttttccaaaaatttactgttgactttgtgacattggcatataaagtagcttccacccacttagtgaagtaatcGACGGCTGCAAAGATGAATTGTTGACTGCCAGAAACTTTTGGCAAGATTGGCTCAACgaccttcatgccccacataGGGAGAAGTCGTGGATTCCAATGATTCTTTATAGGGTAGGATCTATTTTCCGTAttattctaccatcctcaataagtccggaaataggctacaatctatgtcattttcaaagttgtgagatccctctaaacacatgtctcgctcaaaaggaaattttgagtctgtagcagtgtcattcatgtcattgatattcaGGGACCTATTGTaagtacaaaagaatatacaaagaatatatgaagttatgtacaatatgattatgaatgcaATAATGATTtagaagaaagaataaaagaataaaaataatcattcataagaaatgaaagaatattggttaaaaaagatcgcaaagatgcattccattaaaataatgacgtttagacataagcctatttcacaaaagagttcttattgcctctaggttaaaagcaacaagtgtgttctgaatattactctaagtaggctctaaatactacagggatttcttccacAGTCCCTTCTTCAGATAACAGATGTGAACATTCCCCAACTTCTTCATGCATTGTAATCACtccattatcaatcatgattgggtagcagatCCCCTGCTACGTTTGTTCTTGATGGCTCGCCAAAATTTTACGATCCCCATATTAATAAATCTCTCAACCAACTTCTTGAAAGTAGTACAATTTTCAATCGAGTGCTCCGTAATTACCGCATGATACTCGCATTGGGCATTCGCGTCGTACCATTtaggatatggaggttgcatgggttttagATAAGAGGGAGATACCATATGTGCGTCATATAAGTTCTGGTACAGCTCTCTATATGTCATTGGGATAAGTGTGAATTTGGGTCTTTCTTCATTTGGCCTTGGATTAGTTTCCTGCCTTGAAGAACCTTGATGGTTAGTGGTTACTGCTCTTGCTTGTCCCACCGTGATTGATTTAGAATAGCCCTTGTTAAACACACTTGCATTGTTTATCTCGTGCTCTTTCTTCCTTGGAGTCGACCTCTGGGCACTTTCTTCTGCTTCTATCTTGTCGCATCTTATGGCGTTCTCTATCATTTCCCCAGACATCACTATGTTTGAAAAGCTTTTAGTGGCACTGCCCAACATGTGATTGAGAAATGGAGCTTTCAAAGTATTGATAAAAAGCATGGTTATCTCTTTCTCTAAAAGTGGTGGTTGAACTTGCGCtgccacctccctccatctctgagcatACTGTCGGAAGCTCTcattaggcttcttttccatgttttgcaatACAATTTGATCTGGTGCTATATCCATCACATGTTTGTACTGCTTTATAAAGGCTTGCGCCAAATCTTTTCACGAGTGGATGTTAGCCcaactcaattgattgtaccatctagccgctgacccgatcaaactgtcctggaagtaGTGAATCAGTTACTGATCATTGTTGATGTATCTGGCCATCCTTCGAcaaaacatagtgatatgagcttCGGGACAACTTGTTCCGTTATACTTCtcaaattctgacattttaaatTTGGGAGGGAGAACCAAATTGGGTACCAAGCTCAAATCTTTAGCGTCCATTCCTCGGTGGTAATCAGCATTTTCCATGGCTTTAAACTTCTCCTCTAGCCATTTACACCGGTCCTCTAATTGCTTTGACAGATCCACTTTTGATTTTTCCACTTCTGCCACGTCATCGGGATCAAGAACCATGAGATTGGTACGATTCTCTCTGGGATTATTACCTACTCCGATTTGAAAGTTCATTGGCATTGAAAGACCCGTCTGAAACTGCTGGGATCTGATTGTAATAGAGGATTTTTGTGGGTAAAGCTTAGCTTGAGTATGCGCGTGCGGAGGGGTAAAGCCTGGAGGGTAAAGGGGTTCATCATTATTTCCCTCTTCAACATCAACTATAGGGTCCTTTCCCTTGTCATTTCCTTCTCTCAATAGCTGCGTTAACTTTGCCATCATGTCATTCTGGGACTCTCGCATCTTTTCTGTCATCTTTTACTGAATTCTTTCCAGCCACTCTTGTATCTGATCTTGCATATCTTTTTGGAGCTGTTCAAGCTTTTCTAATCTCTGATCCATGTTCTTTGATTTCGCTCGAGTTCCGTAAGGGTGTCGATTTTCCAggttaactaaaataattttattcaattagggTCTTTTAATGGTTCTTAATGCACATGATgttatgtaatgcaaatgcatgaaatgaatgcagaaagagacgttgattcttggttcaattcttattggaacaactttactagaaaacaaatctctttacataaagcggatatatatacggctttgccgtCATTCTAAGACAACGATCCTTTTCTTCATTCGTGCGTTAAGATtaatctcacgaactcttcaaaataGACGTATCCTCTATCTCCCTTTTGCTTGATCTGGGCTATGACTCGTTGCTCGCTTATCTTCGTGATGCTCatggcttctctttaagaaagttcagcggctctcgaataatctttgtcatcttgaattcTCGGGCAACGGAGCAATGgtcgtgtagtcctccattaaactatcatccttctcttatcacgttttcttagaccatattcggacaatcgtattattatccactttatcaagaaacccatttccttatgacaagctctctatttaacaaccgaacgtgaatcaacacctctttttatgatgaaaatgcaatgcaatcataacaaaaaaaaacaggttagtacaaagcaagagcaagcaagaataaatagaacacctatttgggtgaatactaggggttcgaagtggttctacctatggtgggctcctaaggttcactacatgaggtttggctctaaagtaagggtacccgaactagtagattcctcgatcttcacccattataggctcatatagacctagttcggttcaggggaatacatttccctatggctgcacggagatgaaaatctcacgaagacataggtacggatgtatcccggaagcgattcactatcccatgcggaggtgaaaacctcacgaaggcgtagtttctcactcccacttaaaaaggtgtgaccaaaggtcatgcaatgcaatatgcagcaagataccaaaatttaaatcaatacaaCAATTACACCGATGAGAATTGTGATAAAACGagtgaaatgcaatgaaaggatcgtatatttaaatcaagttttcaattttcgacaaaaaaaaacaaaaggtaatcaactcgtggctcgactcacttattttgaaaaagtccccagcggagtcgccaaactgttgacaccattttttttggataaaaacagggtcgacttgggttttgaaaaatgaaaacgaaagtaggagtcgccactaatcttttttgatgaggtgtgatcgggtcacctttaaaagcggttgtttttaataaacaatttaattttattaaaacaacgagtttggtctacgaaattcagaaaacgggttcgagagtcggttacgtacgaggaaggattagcaccctcgtaacgcccaaaattggtacctagttgattagttaatgtcttgatgtcgaaaatcgagaacttggaaaaattaaaaatacgatccttgtattaaataaaaatttgggaaaagaagcatatttcacgttaatcgagaaagagaatcatatcctgTAAGTTAaaatacaatgtctcaaattcccgatacgcgaatggaaaatgcttatttaaaagataatcCTGAAAACACTTGTGCAATATTTTAGCTCCATCATATCATATCTTTCCCCAGCTTAAAAGAAGTTGAACTTAGTTTTCTTCAAATATAAATAGTGGAATTTGAGGTGATGATAATCGAATTTCAGCATGATTTCTCAAGGATTATTACAAAAAATATGGAGCTTCTGAATTCGTTAAAAAAGAACAAGGTAAGCAATTATAGACAGTTGTTCCTTGGTTAATTCTGTTGTTAAGGTGGAAATGATCACAGCATTGTTAAGCTCTTGCAACTTCTAAACGGAGGCAAGGGCCCTGTTTGTACCAACATCACTCTCGGAAAACACAAAATTGCTGGATAAATCCCACAATTCCACCACCCCTTCATCATGCAAACTTATTGGTTTGACACCAGCTAGAATGAGATTCTTTGCTGCAcaatgaagaataaaaattgaTCAGTAATGGCAATTTGCTTCTTCGCTATGTGTAGTGTAGAGCAGTTAATAAAAATGAAGAATAAACATTGCCACCTAATGTGGGGgaaatgaaagagtaaaaataaaGTGCCCTTAAAACTAATATATGTTGTAGTGGGCAAAAATCAAGTCGGTTGCTGCATAGATATGTCGCTGAACCAATCGTCGCAACTCTTTGCCAAATGTGCATCAATCCATACAGTGCCACTACTCTATAGATAGCTCATCAGCGTCTCTTATCATTTGCATATTCGAGGAAGTTAATTTTTCTGGTTACATTAGCAAGAGGTAAGGCTTATCAGTGAAGATGGAAGATTACGGGTGCGGTATCAGTTCGATAGCCATGATGCTGTTGGTGGTTGCTCTGCCGTTTTTGGGTCCACTTGGAATGCCACCGTTGCGGCCTCCTCCCGCTTACATTTTCCTCATCTTCGCTTTCGTCTTCCTCTTCCTTTTCATCTACCTCTCTCATGCCTCCAAATGATGATCCATGGCGATTTCATTTGCTTTCCAGTATTATTATTCTCTTTTATTCAGTCGTTATCTTAAACAATACTATTAAccgtacaaatatatatatttgaaggaTGATATTTCATACTCATATTATGAGTAAAGATatcgaaaataattattttatgtaaacaACGTAAATGTGTAAAAGAAAAGGAATTAATAGGACAAAGGTGGTTAAATAGATTACTATAGTTAATGCTTCTTCCACGACTGGccaattataaaattgaaaactttttaCATCTGTTCTGGTTGCAGCTCTTCTTCCTCCGCTTCCTCGTAGACAATACGTTTTCGTTTTATGTGAGAAGTGTTACCTACTGATCCATCGTCGTGAGCAGAGTGTTGGTGGATGTGTTCAAAATTTGGAGAAGTTTGAGCGCTATGGCACtgcaactcttttatttcttccAAATCTTTCTCATACACTATTCTAACACCACACTTCTTCACATTAGCACGGTGTCCAAATCGATCTACGAAAGACACCTCAAGCTCATCGCATATTTTATCTAAGCAATCTGTTGCCCATAACTTATTGGTTTCACAGTCACAAAATTTATCCTCCAAGGAAAATGGATATAATTTATCACGCGACCAATAACGAAGAAAAATGTGATCTTTTAGTATGGGCTGGTTAAATCGTTTACCCAACAACCAGCTTCTCCAATCAATCCGTCGAGGATTTCTACCTCTAAAAATAGATCCATTACCGCTGGCTTGTTCAGAATTTCTACAATAGATATATGCTCCACAACCGATATATTCCTCATCCCTTGAAGCATCATTATTGACAAAAATGCAGCAGCTAGCAACTCCAATCCATTGACTATATTGCTGAAGGTTGATAGGCAGCGATATTTTAATTGAAGAGTCACTTGTTTGTTGGCTAAACCATTCTGGGATTTCACTTCCGGGCATGATAATATCAAAGATTTTTCTTGAATTTGCAAATGCCTGCAAAACAAAACACAAGTCGTTTGGTAACTAAAACCATAAATTCTCAAGTATGAGATTTTGTAAGGGAGAAAAAAGAGATTAATCGACCTTAAGAAGTTTTTTCAGCAGTGTTAATGCATTGATATTCTCAGCCAATTTGACGCAGTTAAGGGCACTAATGAAAGCAGAATCCACTAAATTGCATACTTTTGATGGACTTGCAACTACTTCAAGTGAAGAACAACCATCTATCCACACATCTTCTATACTTGTTGGTAGCTCAGGCAACGATTTGAGCATCTTGCAATCTGACAATCTAATAGAATAAAGCTTGGAAAGTCGAATAATAGTTGCAGGTATGCTGCTGAAATTGTTACCCTTAAGATTAAGACGTCTCAAAGAGGATAGACCAGAAATATCACTAGGAATATCTCCTTCACAAAGACTGCGGTCCCTTAGATTCAACTCTCTTAATGAAGTCAAACCTGAAAACAAAGGCAACATTGGAGCCATGAAATGCGTCCTTCCTCTTTGGATTACATTGAAAAGAGAAGGTAGGTTTGGTAGTAACTTAGATGATGGTCCCTTTCTCCCATTGAAAGACAAaactttaagatttttaaattgacAAATGAAGGATGGTGGTTTTGTTATGGCTGATTCACTCAAGTCGAGCTCTTCCAAAAACTTTGCTTGCTGCAAATTCTCCGATAAATTTTCAACTCTATAACAACCGGAAAGATCTAGAGTTTTTAGACATTCCATTATCCCATCAATCTCCGGAAACCTAACAAGACTTGAGCAACCCGAAAGAATTAATGTTTCAAGGGATTCCATTCCAATTTTGGTCGGAAGACTCCTAAGACTTTTGCAATCTCTTAAATCCAAAAGTTTAAGGCACTTAAGCACTCCGATGGATGGATGAACATCCACTAATTTGGTACAACCTTCCAAAATCAAAACTTCAAGATTTGATGCTGTTGTGAAGTCTGGTGTCTTGATCAGGTTTTGGGACCCTTTGAGGTTCATCATTTTCAACGTATACAAGGGCTGTtgaaaacaataacaaattataataatgctctttttttatcttaatcaaagtttaattatttatattaaaataagctaaaacacAAGGATCAGATGAATTAACTCTTACTCTATTTCCCTTCCATAGTTGTTCAATGCAACTGTATGGTAAGAGAAGTGCAACAAGGTTGTCCGGTTGAAAGCTTGAAGGCAATGATCTTAAAGGGCATCCTTTCCAATCTAAAAGCCGTAGTTcattagaaagatatttgagaTCATCACAATTTGAGAGGCAAAACACTTTGAGCAATCTCAATTTTTTCATCTTTGAAAAGGCATCGACACTCAAGTTGAGCATCTTACTCGATTCCCTAATAACCacgagcaaaaaaagaaaaaggaagagttTCAGAAGatacaaaaatattcaatacCTACAAGCTATGTTGCATCGATATTGTTTTTTAAAGCACCCATACCCAATAATTATATCTAATGAATATCCGAATATGGTTTTGAGATATGTTTGAGCATACCCATGATAGACAATACTCTATCTAACACTTGCATTCGACTTTTAATTACCTAAGCCTAAAAAAACTAGAATTAATATTAATAGTacatattgataaatttataagtttttttaccttttattgTCGATAATCATGCCTTCAATCACTTCGGTAGCCTATAAGTAATCAATAATAGACAATAAGAAGACTGataaaacttttgaaaatttacataCACAATCTTTTGGTGGAAATATggcaaataaaatattttgaacaaagtaaaacattttctaaTGAGagtaattcaataaaattaaatgcttatattacaaattcttattaatatttatgatcAACAAATGAAAATCATCTTAAAGCTACTCAATGTCACTTAAGGATCAATATATAAATCAATTAGACTAAGCTTTGGATTTACATcatatattgataaaaaaaattgcatgtAATTTTTGTTGAATGATTTACCGTGTTTTTTGTTAGGACATGATGGACATCTCTTTCGTTCCACAATCTACAACGTTTTCTAGGCTCATCAACACATTTTTCTACGACAATTTTTCTTCCCATTTCTTGCAACAAGGCATGCATCCACAAATATTGGTTGTCACCATCGACTTTTATGAGAGATTTCTTAATGAGAACATCAATTCCAATATCTGAGAAAAACTCACAACCATCCAATACTTTCATTACCAAATCTTTCTTCTCCCTATTGAAAAAGCATgctatatctaaaaatatattctTCTCCCTTTCTTCCAATCCATCAAAGCTGATTCTTAGTGTGTCAAGAATTTCTTTGTTGGAATCTCGTTTAAGTCTTTCGATTGCACTTCTCCACTGAGCTAAATTTCTACCACACAAAAAAGAACCCAAGACTTCAAGAGCTAAGGGGAGACCACCAGTGTAATTTACAACATGTTCAGAAAGCTCACTGAAATCATCTTTTAGCATTGTGTCACTGTCAAAAGCTTTCAAATTGAAAAGCCTAAGTGCATCGTTGGGATTCAATGTTGTAGGTTTATACACATCATCGATTCGATAAGATCTGAGCAAATGTTCATCTCTGGTTGTTACGATGATCCTACTTCCTAAACTGAACCAATCTTGCCTTCCAACTAAGCATTTCAAGTGTTGTATATTATCAACATCATCAAGAACAACAAGAACCTTTTTGCTAAACAACCTATGGCTAATTATGGCATTCCATTCATAAACATTGAAAAAGTTGAAGCATTCATCTGGCAAGATTTGAGAAAGAAGTTGTTTCTGTAAAGAGACAAGTCCACATTTATTTGAAACTTCTCGAATATCAGCAAGAAAGCTTTTACCTTCAAAATAAGGCGACATTTGAGTGTAAACAACCCTTGCAAGAGTTGTTTTACCGATGCCACCCATTCCGCAAATTCCAATAATGCGGACATCGTCTTCCCCAATGTTTATTTTCGAATACAACTCCTCCAAATGTAAGCTAATTCCAACCAACTCGTCATGGACAATTGGATATGTCTGACATAATTTTGCTGATATCTTCTTAACAATGTCTCCGATAAACGCTGATTCGTGCctacaatgaaataaaaaatcgCTGCTATCTTTCAAATgcacttttacatttttaattcagcgaatcatgaaatataatataattgGAAGCAAACCAAAAGCTAGAATAAGACAGCAAGATCTGTTAtagcatcaaaatacacaacttgCTCATTACTTGAAATATGAGAATTCTCAATTAAACACAAAGTTGCAAAAAATAACATGCAATCCaagaaaatatacaattttttagtcattaaaattaggaaatggagaagaaaaggaagaaataCTTATTATGTAAATGCCATCCTTTGATTTTAGCTACTTGAGTCAAAGCATTTCGCCACTTTTGGATCTTGTCTTTATCTTCCTTGTATCTTTCTTCGTGTTTGGCGAAGGcttcttcaactttttcattttgttttcttaaATCGGATGGATCCACATCGTAGAAAATTGGAAATACTTTATGTCCGTTAACAATTTTTTGTTGAACAATCTCAGCAAGTTCCTCCAAGCACCATCCTGAAAAGGCATATGATTCCGAGAAAATGATTACCGAGCACCACGACTGCTGGATCGCTTTGAAGAGTTCCGGTGCGATCTCTTCGCCAGCCTCCAGCTTTGGATCATCCCTAAAAGTGATGATACCACTCCTCTTTAGAGCATCGTAGAGATGATCCGCGAAGTTCTTGCGGGTATCTTCACCTCTAAAACTCAAGAAAACATCGTATTTCTTTCTGGAAATGGATGAGGAAGTCGAAAGTAACGATGACATGACCATGTATGAGAAGATAAATATATGTGAAAGGAGAAAAACAGATGAAATTTACAGGGAGCAACAGACGACTTTTCTTAAAAAATTCTGTATATGTTTCCCACCTTTTACTTGTCCAATAAATTCGTGGGCCATAGATGAGTTAGATTTTCTTATAGATTTTCAgagttttttgttaaaatttgccacaagtccctgtacttttttataaatttaaattttagtccctatactatgggtaagtttttatagattaaaaaagttttaatttgatcattgaacttttcaaaattgtttttttgtcacccaactattaaGTGACACTTTTTTagttagtataataacaaatttaatcctcaatttttatacttttttgtcaatttgaccctaattttatataaaataataaaaattgaaattcattttaaaaaaaaaattagagaactctaaaattttaaattaaaataaaagtaaataaaaatttcaaaaatagataAATGAGAAAGTGAGCGAAAACTGTTTATAAACCTTccaaaatttctctcaaattattggttctatttttttttacctCTTTTGTTTCATGGttctagaaaatttaaaatttaatttgtttttactatttaaatttataaaaaataattaaaattttgaatcgagtctgcaaaataaaaattttatggtataatttgtttttttttctagaaaatgGCATTAGAGTCTATTTCTTAAGCCTCTGTAATATTAATTCTAGATGTTCTTCAAGGACATAAAACTTAACTTGAAGATATTACTAATTTAGTTTTAAGAAACATTGAAGAAACACGTAATAATCTAACATTTTTTGGTTttgttctatttttaatttattctaagattctattgaataataattttctatatttcCCATACAGTTCTTCACAAATTAAGAGATATTCGTGGACAGATGTTCAGTAGCATGTATTGGGGTTATGAAGTCAAACGAATAAGTTGTGATTTGGGCCCATACCATCTCCATTTCAGTTTTCATTTTTaagttactattattttattttatcttaatttcttttcatcattcttttctttttgcttttgattGTTGGAAACTTGGAGTACTTGGGCATTCCCAAGCCTCGCTTTGGGACTTCTTGATAGCACACCGGCCTTATAGCAAATTAAATGGGATATAAACATTGTGACATTAATCTcatattttgaaagttttcagaATCAGATTGGTGATTGAATTAATTAACTCATTGGTTTTTTATTACTTCAttcgatttaattaattaaattattaaaaattataaatattaaaatattacataataGTAAAAATCAATTTAACTGTTGATTCAACATGTTTCGAGCTGTTTGTGAGTTGTAAATACACTTTCAGAAAATCTCCACCATATCACATCTTTCCCCAGCTTGAAAGAAGTACAACTTAGTTTTCTTCGGATATAAATAGTGGAATTTGAGGTGATGATAATCGAATTTCAGCATGATTTCTCAAGGATTGTTACAAAAAGTATGGAACTTCTGAATTCATTAAAAAGGAACAAGGTAAGAAATTGTAGACAGTTGTTCCCTGGTTAATGCTGTTGTTAAGGTGGAAATTGATCACAGCATTGTTAAACTCCTGCAACTTCTAAACAGAGGCAAGGGCCCTGTTTTTACCAACATCACTCTCGGTAAACACAAAATTGCTGGATAAATCCCACAATTCCACCACCCCTTCATCATGCAAACTCATACCTCTACATTGACATGATGAAAGACAACAATATGCAATAAAAGATCTAAGAGAAAAAACCAAAGTTATGTCATGAAAAAGAACAACCCCCCCCCCCAACCCAGTGGAACCTCCTGTTAAAATTAATCACTAATGGCAATTTTCTTCTTGCTATGTGTAGTGTAGAGAAGAATAAAAATGAAGTTAATAAATAAGCTGTTTCAGCCATTGGCATAGACATTGCCACCTAATGTGGGGGAAATGAAAGAGTAAATATAGTACAAGGAAGATTACAGAATCTCTTTAACTATCTATTTATTAATTCAGGCATAAATATATTGCAGGTCTAAAATATGAAGGTAAACCTTCGAACAAGAGATAAGTAAAAAACATATTCTTGGTGCATGGATATCCCGTGATTAATCCTCCATTTAAGTGTCTAAGAAAGTAAGAATTCAATCCAATTAATTCCTCAATCAGCCCAATTACATAAGCATGCAGCCTACCTCTACTCTAGTAGTACTATACAATACAGCATCCAACGTATCACAGAAGAAAATCATTAGCAGCAACATGTTGAATGTGCGATAGAGTGGGCACTATTATCAGGTTATcctataacttttattttaagcTGAATCctcttgttttttttattttttgcaaagTCAGCGAAATACACTGAATCCCCTTGTTAGAACACTATTCTTACCGGCCGACGAATTAATAAGCTTGAAATTGGAAAAATCTTATAGATCCCCTCTTATATGCCTCTGACCCAAACATACAAGCACAGAATCATCACCAGATCAAAGTTTTTGACTAAGAACTAGCGTAAAGCTAGTGAGGTTACATATACACTCATAACGCCTAAAA is part of the Gossypium hirsutum isolate 1008001.06 chromosome D11, Gossypium_hirsutum_v2.1, whole genome shotgun sequence genome and encodes:
- the LOC107935691 gene encoding TMV resistance protein N encodes the protein MVMSSLLSTSSSISRKKYDVFLSFRGEDTRKNFADHLYDALKRSGIITFRDDPKLEAGEEIAPELFKAIQQSWCSVIIFSESYAFSGWCLEELAEIVQQKIVNGHKVFPIFYDVDPSDLRKQNEKVEEAFAKHEERYKEDKDKIQKWRNALTQVAKIKGWHESAFIGDIVKKISAKLCQTYPIVHDELVGISLHLEELYSKINIGEDDVRIIGICGMGGIGKTTLARVVYTQMSPYFEGKSFLADIREVSNKCGLVSLQKQLLSQILPDECFNFFNVYEWNAIISHRLFSKKVLVVLDDVDNIQHLKCLVGRQDWFSLGSRIIVTTRDEHLLRSYRIDDVYKPTTLNPNDALRLFNLKAFDSDTMLKDDFSELSEHVVNYTGGLPLALEVLGSFLCGRNLAQWRSAIERLKRDSNKEILDTLRISFDGLEEREKNIFLDIACFFNREKKDLVMKVLDGCEFFSDIGIDVLIKKSLIKVDGDNQYLWMHALLQEMGRKIVVEKCVDEPRKRCRLWNERDVHHVLTKNTATEVIEGMIIDNKRESSKMLNLSVDAFSKMKKLRLLKVFCLSNCDDLKYLSNELRLLDWKGCPLRSLPSSFQPDNLVALLLPYSCIEQLWKGNRPLYTLKMMNLKGSQNLIKTPDFTTASNLEVLILEGCTKLVDVHPSIGVLKCLKLLDLRDCKSLRSLPTKIGMESLETLILSGCSSLVRFPEIDGIMECLKTLDLSGCYRVENLSENLQQAKFLEELDLSESAITKPPSFICQFKNLKVLSFNGRKGPSSKLLPNLPSLFNVIQRGRTHFMAPMLPLFSGLTSLRELNLRDRSLCEGDIPSDISGLSSLRRLNLKGNNFSSIPATIIRLSKLYSIRLSDCKMLKSLPELPTSIEDVWIDGCSSLEVVASPSKVCNLVDSAFISALNCVKLAENINALTLLKKLLKAFANSRKIFDIIMPGSEIPEWFSQQTSDSSIKISLPINLQQYSQWIGVASCCIFVNNDASRDEEYIGCGAYIYCRNSEQASGNGSIFRGRNPRRIDWRSWLLGKRFNQPILKDHIFLRYWSRDKLYPFSLEDKFCDCETNKLWATDCLDKICDELEVSFVDRFGHRANVKKCGVRIVYEKDLEEIKELQCHSAQTSPNFEHIHQHSAHDDGSVGNTSHIKRKRIVYEEAEEEELQPEQM